A stretch of DNA from Ricinus communis isolate WT05 ecotype wild-type chromosome 4, ASM1957865v1, whole genome shotgun sequence:
GATCAAATCCCTGAAGTTGGGGTTGAATAAACTTTtactataaataaagaaagtttGTTGAAGTTGAGATTTTACCTAATATTGTGGGGAAAATCTTGGAATCTTTGCAAGCACCATTGATTGTCCCTTAACTGGTTAATGGTACAAGTCCAGTTTGGTACAAATTGTTGTTAGTTCATCACATCACCCTTACCCTTACATTAGTGTCTTTTAGGTCAAACTGAAagttaaaatcttaaattgactaatcaatacaaatttaaaggtataattatttctttaaccATAGAATATATTAGTTACTAAATTAGTTTGTAAGATAATGACTCCCTGACAACTTCATCATAATGGGCAACAAAGGTTTGGTGCAGATGCATTTGTTTTAGGGATAGCTTAAGAtaagtttataaattcattaaataaatggcattttccattattatatgatttatttaattgtaaaagaaatattaattttgtaaaataaattatattataggtacattaaattttataatttgagaataaataatgaatgatTACCTCTACGTAATTTGTAAAAGAATGaaatcagttttttttttttcattatctctatgtaattaatatttatcttttagttCTTTTAAAGCTACATTTAATTTGAACTCCAATTCTATTTCAATTATTAGAAAAGATCGTCTTCTTATTTGAGATATTGtaatcttatttaattaaaaattattatttttctgaatttataaactcttttaataaaaattatgtaatattagtacttattaataatttattttattatttatcaaaaataataaaaataactattttctttaagtatcaataaactttattttctaaaaattatgttaatttaactttaataaatactttatCTTTCTATTTGTAAAAAATGCcaaatgttaattttttttgaagtaTAACTGATTTTGACgagataaaaagaatttatgctaatttttgagtttcatttgtctatataattaattttcataaaattcaaagactttatttaatgtataattatttgatttaattaatatgaaaaaattaacaGATGATAGTgcaaattttattctaaaacgGATAGATCCAAGTTTATTCActaacatatttattattcataattaaactGGTAAGTAAAGttaaagataaaaacaaaattaagtgttaaaatattgaatttagaattttatttaagaaaatagaattGAATTTATCAGAAGCCAAATGTTTTAACGAATGAAAGTGAAAAGAAGAACAGAAGAATTAACTTAGAGAAATTTTGTTATCATTCAGAGTCCAACTAGAATTCAACAATGGAAGAATGAAAATTTTCTAAAACTGACCACTGTGATAAGAGTATTTAAgatttctaagaaaataagaaattattcataattaaaactaaaaacacTAACTATGATCCACATTAAGAATCTCTCAACTAATGAGCAGTGAACCTATAAACCATAATATGCTCATAAGTCTCTCCTGGATTAACAATCTGTGATGGGAAATTAGGATGATTAACAGAATCAGGAAAACCTTGTGTCTCCAATGCAATTCCTGCATATCTCTTATAAACAGCTCCATCTTTTCCCTCAACATTATCCAACATATTACTCGTATAAAACTGCAATCCAGGTTTGTTGGTCCAGAGCTCCATTGTCCTTCCAGAAACACTGTCTTTCACCACAGCAGCCTTCTTCAGATGCCCAGGATTCAAATCCTGTAGCACATAGTTCATGTCATATCCATCAGGCAACTCTTTGAACCTGCTTCCAATTGTGCGGGGCTGCAAGAAATCATATGGTGTGCCTTCCATGGATTTGATTTCACCAGTTGGGATGAGATCTTTATCAACTGGAGTGATTTTCGATCCAAAGATTTGGATGGTGTGGGAGAAGATGTCACCGCTGTTATGCCCGCCAAGATTCCAGTAAGTGTGCAAGGCTATGTTCACTGGAGTAGGCTTGTCTTTGGGTTTGGCTATCATTTTCACACCCAATCTGTTTGTGCCAATTATAGAGTATGTAACTGATACAGAAAGATCACCAGGAAAACCTGTACATGAATTCCATTGTTAGCTAAAAATACGGAGCAACAGTGATATACAttcatcattttttcttataaacaatttttatatacatgTTCTCAAATTAGAGATGGAATGTAAAGAGCATGTGTAGATACCTTGCTCGCCATCAAAGCTTTCATAGGTGAAAGTGATGTGGCTGTCTTTTCTGTAACTATAGACAGACCATACAACTTCACTGAAGCCCTTAGGGCcacctaataaaaaaaaaaaaacagggATTAATAGTTAATTACCTaagcaaattttttttttctttaattaattcgttTGAAGAGAAAAAACAAAGATGGTAGCTAGAATTACCATGTAAAATGTTTACTTTATTATCATTAGGGACCAATTTGTAAAGAATTCCATCTAAAGTAAATTGAGCCTTTCCAATTCTGTTGGCAACACGTCCAACAATATTTCCGAAATAGGTCGTATCAttctacaaaaagaaaatgtatatTTGCAAGTGATCATAAGCTTGCCTCATTAGGAATATGGAAGCTaaacaaatatgaaaatacATAAACAACTTGCTCGAAAAGAAAGGGTGAAGAAAGACGTAAGGCAAACCTTATAGACATCAACGGAGTCAAACCCGAGAACAACATCAGCTAAATTCCCtgaaataaaaacaacaaaaaagtattagaaattgattaattagcAACGTATTTGATCTTTAAATACACACAAAGCTTGTGCAAACAAGAACACTTACACTTTAAATTCttcatactataaaatattaatccaTTTATGTACAATGAGCATCaaagtttcaattttaaattattttattttgtcaaataaGTCTTGCGAGAAATAGATTTTGTGTTTAAACTTTCCTATTCACATCCATCAGTAGCTTTTATGTTTGAAAGTAAGAAGATGGCTATGGCTATGTAATTCAAGATTATTCAgcctataattaattaaagaatacaatacaaaagaaaaaaaaatgataaaaaagagagaagaaaaccATGTTTGTCAGGGAGAATAGCAGAAATCATGGAAGCACCAAAATTAGTGAACTTGATAGAGAAGTCTCCCCTCTTTAATTCGTAAACACCAACCTCTTCAGTCCCTCCTGCTCGACAGCCATTGTAATTATCAGCAACCAGCAAAGCAACCAAAAGAACACAACAAAAAGAAgatatcttattattattccTAGCCATTGTaattgtatttgattaaaacaGCTTAAAATGTCATTAAAAGAGGACCCTGGACTAAGCAtatatgtgtgtatatatatatacagatgatataataattataattatgtaaaaagaaaagggattaaattatattattaattcaagATAATGATATGTAGACAATCaaggaagaaaggaaaaaagatagGGATTGGCATTTCGAAAACCAGCTAACTTGGCTACACGTGCTATTCTGTTATGATTTCATTATCATAATTATCTCTCTCAATCCTAAACAAAAACTTCTAGATTAGTGGCAACACCTCTCCAATTTATCCAACCCCGaaaattgctaataatttaaataatgttaataattatattaaaaaaaaaaagagaattgactaatttaactaaaaaatatttttgagttaaaatatttaaattcttttaagttGGATTAGTACTGCATTATATGCAATTTCACTAATGCTTTCTCTATTTGAACTAATAATTAGATATATCTAATGTATGTAAAAGagaaatagatataatttaaggTCATAAAAGACTCTTATAATTGAATATTACGATCAGTTAGAATGTttgtagaaaaagaaatggggAAAGAGACATGATGAAAAGGGTTATGAAAACTTTTTAATAACACCATAATGTTTGGGGTTAAGTGTAACTAATTATGTGATTTTAACATTACTCCACTAGTTTCTATTAGAGAAGCATTTGAGCCCCTTCTTACATCATTCATATTTAGGACCTGTTTgattaaactattaaatatgGACCTGTTTGTTTAAACTATTATCAATAGCTGATAACTGGATAATAGCTTGTTGATCCTGAATGTTAGTTATATGTTTATTCCATACTCCTAATACACCAAGTTTCATCTTTGAATTTTCTAAAGGTTTATTCCATACTAATTAGATGACTCCTACACAACTTTGAAGTGCTATGGCAATCATTCCAAACACAAAACCAGAAGAAAATCGACttacaaaacaaaaagaaattgattttatacttaaaagaaataatgtttAGGCACCTTAATACAGATACAGATACAATAACTATAACATTCATATGGGATGTATACACATATTTGGGCTTTACAAGAATATCTGATCATTCAGTGCGTGTGCGCCAGTAGCCTAGTGGTTGCCTGCGTGCATGTGCCTTGTAAGTGTAAGAGATTAAAAGCTCAATTCCTAATTCTGTCCAAGTCCAACTGTATCATGACTCATGAAAGTACTGAGAATGGCTGCGCCTCATTAGCCACCTTGATGAAGACATCCTCCAAGGTGGTATCGGACAGACCCCAAGCGAAAACTGGGAATCTGCTTTTAACAGTCTCAACTGCGTGAAATACGTCTGCAATTCTGACCTCCTGTTTCGGCATCTCAAATTTCTGGGTTCCAGAAGTTTGATACGTCCTTATCGCATTAGGGGAGAGTTGCTGCACCATGTTCACAACCTCTTGCTCACTCTCCGCAGAGGTTGTCATTGTAAACACATAAGAACCCCCATATCTAGCCTTCAGCTGTAAGGTACCACATGAACAGATAACTGTAATCAAAAGCCACCTTTACAGTAATAATGCAAAAAGCACTGCCGTCAACGAAAAAAGTTACCTCCTTTGGGTTTCCTATGCACTGCAAACTGCCATCAACGAAGACTCCTAATCGATCACACAAGGCATCTGCCTCTTCCATTGAATGTGCTAATAACATGAAAAAGCATCATGTAAATGACATGGGCCACAGTTCCATCTATGCTGTTGGTAGTCTAGAAATAAACAGAAATTGTGTGGGTGGGGGGAGAGAAAAGATTACTCGTGAGAATAATTGCACGGCCTTGCTTTGCACGCTTCACTACATTCCATAAATTGCTTCTTGAAGCTGGATCTAGTCCAGTACTAGGTTCGTCCATATAGACAACCTTGCAAAATTTCCAATTGTAATAGCATAAAGTGCattgaaaattaatatctGAAGGttcataaaactaattttaggAGATAACATACTTTGGGATCCCCAATCAGTGATATCGCAACACTAAGCCTCCTCTTCATACCTCCACTATATTTCCCAGCTTGTTTATCTGCAACCCCACCGTTAAACAGGTTGACACTCCTGAGAGATTCTTCCACGGCCTATGGTAACAGAAAGGTAAACAGAATAGTGaaactagatttcttattacATTAAGCAGGACTAGCAAACTACACAATCAATGTCACTGCTGCTTTCCCATGTTGCTCTCTTCCTCTCCAACAATGAGCTACCACTGTGAATTACATCTGTATGATCTACAGGTTTAGCTCAAACTACTTCCTCATGTGTTGCCTAAAAAATGATTGTTATGACCTATTCTCCCTCTCTATGTTTACCTTCTCcgtaaactaaaattataatctcaCCAATCATAATTTACCACAGAAAATTTTTATGTGTTGTGAGTAGGAGAAATCACAAGGAATATATAATCCAAATGAAGATCCCCTAGGCCCCTACAGCCACCATTTGCTAAGAAAAGCAAATCACCTCTCACATGACATTCTAAAAATGAAGATGAAAGATAAACATACTTGCGTCAAGGCAGGACCTCTTAAGTTCTTAAGTCTGCCATAAAATAGTAAGTGCTCCCTTCCTGTTAGAGTCTCCCAAAGCAGGCTAAAGTTTGTCCAtaaaaaccaaaaattatattagaaacGGTCTAGCTCTAAAGTTGAGGATGAAACCACTATGGAAGAACAGaagataaatttaatcttACTCATGCTGAGGGCATACGCCCATACTGGTATAAATCCAATCCATATGAGTCTGTATGTCCAAACCCTGGACATATGCTGCCCCCGAGGTTGGCTTTGTGAGACCAATCATCTAATCAGCAGAATAAACTCATGGGCATTACAGAAGgaaatcaatcaatataaattgattttaaaagaaattgtcAAAACCTACTAGTATATGTGCCTCAAATAGAATTTCTCACAATCAATTCAGGCTGTACTCTAGCAGTTATAAAGTACAAAGGAGAACCAACATAAGCACATGACTTGACTTGGACGTACAAGTAACCCCTTTATGTGAAATTGCTGGAAGAGATGATCATATTCCAGATCACCCTCCAATAGTTCTTTAGTGGGATCAACAATTCAGAAAGATAGGCATAGATAGCTAACACCTTTCCTAACATTTACCGGTTCCAGTACAGAatcaaaaaactaaaataaggTAGGTGAGAAAAAGGAATTGTCATCATACTACTGTACACCCATCTCTCCCTGGTGATCTCTATAATTACGCATCTTAGAAAACCAAAGATCACTGTTATACTATTTATACTGACCATACTAATAAAAGAAGTCTTCCCTGCACCATTAGGACCAAGCATACCAAAGCACTCTCCTGGAGGCAAAGCAAGAGATAATCCTCTTACTGCCAGTTTCTCAGGGTTTCCATCCCTTCCTGGGTACACCTTTTTTAGGTTGTCACAAACAATTGCATGCGTTGTGTTGGGCTCGAGCAGTAACTGCTCCACCTTCTCCCTCTGCATTATTgaaaattccaaaaaagaaTAGTTATAAGATTCATGAATGACCATCCTAATTGATGctaaatttcttgaaaaagatcaaaggaaaaatattGATAGAGACATGATATAAACATCCAGCAAGGTTACTAATGCTACACAAACAGATTAAATACACACGAGCATCAACACTGGAAAGTTTATTGTTCTATAGACAAATAGAATTACTAGTGCTACCATGTCAAAAATGAATAGAAGAAGAGTGTCTAGTGTTGCCAAGTAAAAGGAAGAATGAAAGCCAGCCTATGAAATTCTCCTTTTTAGccaagaaataattataatatctttttgtttatGCAACGTTTTCTAATTAATCATCCTGTAGTATATCTACAAAAGGATTAGAATGAAACAAATTACTGTTATAAGTGAATCAGAAGGAACATTTTTCTACACATAAATATCAGTGACAAAAGTAGAAATGAGGAAATCATTACCTCCTGAGTGACGTCAGGTTTATCCATATCAACAAAAACTTTAGATCCCTGCCTTCGCAAACTAGGCCTTCGAAAAGATATTGGGCGTTTCTTCCGAAAGTTTTGCAAGAAAAACAAAGGACTTTTGCTACTTCCTGATGATGAAACTTGATCGATATAAAATGCAACAAAAAGTCCCACTAACCACTCAATAGTCATGATAATTAAGACATCTTTCATTCCATTTTTTCCATCACTCAAATCTCCCCACCGCATCCCATCAGTCCCCATTGCATTCCCTGTGAAAGCATACTCTGAGAACTCATATAACCCACGATATAGTGTAAAACCAGGGTATAACTCCAACACAATGATCCAGCCTCCTGCAGAAAACAATATACGCGCCTCACAATGAGTGAATATGATAGCATATATAACCTATACAAACATTTAATGATGGACAACCTAAGGCAAGAACAGTTGGGAAATTAGGCTTTGTAAATTAATGAGAGTAGATTGTGTCAAGGAAAGCTACTGCAAGATTCTTAAATCCAATCAAATGATAATCACACAGCTAGTAGAACAATAAAACTAGTAGCAGAAAATTCAATTCTCCTATTCCACACTTCTAATAAAAGAAGAACGAAAATGGTTTCCTATTTTCAAAAGGTACTGCTTTACCAATAAGAACATAGAAAATTTGTGGAATGTCATACTTACTTGGAAATGATGAATCTTCAAGAAAATTCTGGAAAAGAAAGCCACCTAAGAGGCCAGTTCCAAAAACACATATGTACGCTACAACTGCAGTCACCAAAATTCAAACACAGCAAAATAAGAAAGCTAGCTAACTTCTTGAAAACTAATACTGGATACAAAATAGAAGAGAGAATACTGAACCTGTAGCAGTCTTGACATTTGAAAACAATGCAGCAACTAGAAAGGCGAAGGTAATTTGCAGgtttatataaatgaaataaaacacAAACTGTATGCTGTAGTCATTCAGTCTGAAGAATTTTAATCCTGCAAGTTAACTGCATTAGTAATTTGGAGCAAATGCAAAAGAATAAAGCATAATGATGAGAAAATTACCTATTACTGAGCCAAATATCACAAAAACCAACACGTACAGCAAAGATATGGAAAGAAAATATGCATAAGAAATCATCCAATAAGGCCCATCACCAAGTCCATGCATCTTCATCATGATCCTCAGTTTTTGCTGTTTCTCATACACCAATGATGTCAGCACCACCTACATCAACGATAGTGGTATATTCAAACAAAATTTGCAATAAAATAGGACACCTCAAATATAAAGAAACTAACCGAAAATGGTTCACATGCTTACAGGGAATAGCTGTAGAATAACCCATGAAAAGAAGAGTGTGCCAAGCAGAGATGCAAGATCCACATTGATCTTGCTGGCAGCTTTAGGCATTTCTTTGACAAACTCGAGTAACATTTTTGTACCAGGACCCTGGAAGAACTGAAGGAAGGCATTTGACACCTGTGAGATATGAGTATTTGTTAGGGTCATACCAGAAAGCatataaataagtttaaataaaaggaaataaaaaaaatgattttttaaaaccATTGACAAGAATAACATGAAACCTAGAAAACAAGCAACtaataactcaaaatttgaattatttaatatattgcaGTCATAATTGGAACCTTATTCTTTTGAAGGGGGGGACTGACTTCACTACAATATGTGGTGCTAGCAGCAAAACTGCCAGTAAAGCAACCATGGTAAGAAAAGGTTACCAGATATAACATGGAGACGTTCTATCCAAAAAAGATGATAATTATGTCCCTTTAATTGACTACTGAGACATATGCCGGATCTCAATGCAAAGAACAGGTTGTTGTCAttaaaaaactagaaaaaagaaacaatataGAGTgaaataattctataaatatactgagagagaaagaaattgaagaagatCCAATAGAAACAAAAGGAATTTGAAAGAAGAACGGACAGATCAATCTCTATTCAAGTGTATTATTACAATCTTTGTCTACTTATGTTACAAAATTCtggaaaaatataagaatttcaAGAGTACCCTAGCTCTCAAGAATCAAACCAACAGGCCTAACGAAACCTAAATGACCAATTCATTATGTATACAAGTTCATAGTTCATACCAGATTCACTGCACGTGGAACCCgaacaaaattaaattgacCTTGAATCTCGCCGTCCCTGTAGGTTGAATTGTACCATATGCTCACATTAAAATTATTCCCGTTGGAGTTTAAGAAATCATAGGCTGCAGAAGATGGCACCGTTAGAAATTTCTAAAA
This window harbors:
- the LOC8277386 gene encoding ABC transporter A family member 7, with the translated sequence MEDTSSHGPATFWNQADALLRKNLTFQKRNVKTNCRLIFFPFVLCVLLVITQNLLDRELNKPSRKCGCVDIDTDGDGRLEKVCGLQYSTLEQVATCAIPSPPQWPPLLQVPAPHYRAVSSDVIPFTDLPNDSCRSTGSCPVTVLVTGNNQSLGESLAGNMFPGAFTLNSSNVVDIVANSVLGSDTEPERDNFLDPAFLEASPLYSVQRQCTSNSTFSVSVQSVIEFQKEVACVQGLNLWRNSSSEVNEELYKGYRRGNLEGKINEILSAYDFLNSNGNNFNVSIWYNSTYRDGEIQGQFNFVRVPRAVNLVSNAFLQFFQGPGTKMLLEFVKEMPKAASKINVDLASLLGTLFFSWVILQLFPVVLTSLVYEKQQKLRIMMKMHGLGDGPYWMISYAYFLSISLLYVLVFVIFGSVIGLKFFRLNDYSIQFVFYFIYINLQITFAFLVAALFSNVKTATVVAYICVFGTGLLGGFLFQNFLEDSSFPRGWIIVLELYPGFTLYRGLYEFSEYAFTGNAMGTDGMRWGDLSDGKNGMKDVLIIMTIEWLVGLFVAFYIDQVSSSGSSKSPLFFLQNFRKKRPISFRRPSLRRQGSKVFVDMDKPDVTQEREKVEQLLLEPNTTHAIVCDNLKKVYPGRDGNPEKLAVRGLSLALPPGECFGMLGPNGAGKTSFISMMIGLTKPTSGAAYVQGLDIQTHMDWIYTSMGVCPQHDLLWETLTGREHLLFYGRLKNLRGPALTQAVEESLRSVNLFNGGVADKQAGKYSGGMKRRLSVAISLIGDPKVVYMDEPSTGLDPASRSNLWNVVKRAKQGRAIILTTHSMEEADALCDRLGVFVDGSLQCIGNPKELKARYGGSYVFTMTTSAESEQEVVNMVQQLSPNAIRTYQTSGTQKFEMPKQEVRIADVFHAVETVKSRFPVFAWGLSDTTLEDVFIKVANEAQPFSVLS
- the LOC8277387 gene encoding galactose mutarotase; the encoded protein is MARNNNKISSFCCVLLVALLVADNYNGCRAGGTEEVGVYELKRGDFSIKFTNFGASMISAILPDKHGNLADVVLGFDSVDVYKNDTTYFGNIVGRVANRIGKAQFTLDGILYKLVPNDNKVNILHGGPKGFSEVVWSVYSYRKDSHITFTYESFDGEQGFPGDLSVSVTYSIIGTNRLGVKMIAKPKDKPTPVNIALHTYWNLGGHNSGDIFSHTIQIFGSKITPVDKDLIPTGEIKSMEGTPYDFLQPRTIGSRFKELPDGYDMNYVLQDLNPGHLKKAAVVKDSVSGRTMELWTNKPGLQFYTSNMLDNVEGKDGAVYKRYAGIALETQGFPDSVNHPNFPSQIVNPGETYEHIMVYRFTAH